The DNA window TTCACGTCGTGCGGCATGGTGTCGAAACGCATCGAATAGCTGAAACGGCGGCGAACGGCCTCGTGCATATGGCGTATGCCGTTGACTATCCAGATGACGGGTATGTTCCCGCGGTCAAGCGCTTCTATAACGGGCGATTTATCGGTGCTGTTCTCGTTGAACATGGACATGGTATTGAGCACGGCATCGGCCTCGTCGAATATGATCGCGGATGATGCTGCCTCGCGGTGTATGCGCTGGCAGAGCGAAAAATAACCCAGACGCATCTCCTCCGGCGCCGGCGCCTTCCTGTCCTTGCCGTCCTCGTCGGTCTCTTTCTCGCGGAACTGCTCGATGGAAAGCGCGCGTATCTTGAGCGAAGACAGTATGCTCCGCGCATATTCGGTCTTCCCCGTGCCGGGCCTTCCGTAGAGGAGGATGTTCACTCCGCGCGTCCGCTGCCGTACAGCGTTCGTCAGTATATCGCGTACGATGACGCTGTCCTTATCGAGGTGGCGGAAATTCCGCATACCCATCCCCCGCGGGACTTCACGGAAAAAATGAGAGAATATTTCCGTGCCCTTGACGGCACTGCTCGTTATCGCTGCGGCAATGCCGCTGTCGATGGCGATGTTATTGAACGGGTGATATCCCCCTGTTTTCCTGAGTATTTTCGACGCATGAAGCGTGCTGTCCGGCGAAAGTGCCTTGAGCAGGAACGGCACAGGGAGTCGGGTGACGATGTTCAGATAGCGCACGCTCGCCATGAAATTGTTCACGCCGAGACTGATATCGGAAAGATCGAACATATAGGATATGATCGCTGTTATAAGGAGCGTTTTTTCCTTCCGGCCGAGCCCGAGCGAACGTATAATGCCGTCTATCTTCGTTTCCATCTGCGAGCCTTCGCGCGGCGGTTCTGCCGCCGTTGCCGCTATCAGCGACATTATCTTCTGAAGGAAGGCGCGTGTACGCTTTCTGTTCGCGGCATCGTTCTCCCCGTCGCGGCAGAGCTTCTTTTCCGCATAGAGCGATTTGATGAGGCGTTTATCGTCGTAGATGAACGAAAATGCGCTCAGGATGACCAGCCATTCATTATCGCTGATATAGAGCACGGTCTTTTCCGCGGAGAGCTTCAGGAT is part of the Spirochaetota bacterium genome and encodes:
- a CDS encoding AAA family ATPase, producing MDLNDKAFIRRNLVEILKRILKLSAEKTVLYISDNEWLVILSAFSFIYDDKRLIKSLYAEKKLCRDGENDAANRKRTRAFLQKIMSLIAATAAEPPREGSQMETKIDGIIRSLGLGRKEKTLLITAIISYMFDLSDISLGVNNFMASVRYLNIVTRLPVPFLLKALSPDSTLHASKILRKTGGYHPFNNIAIDSGIAAAITSSAVKGTEIFSHFFREVPRGMGMRNFRHLDKDSVIVRDILTNAVRQRTRGVNILLYGRPGTGKTEYARSILSSLKIRALSIEQFREKETDEDGKDRKAPAPEEMRLGYFSLCQRIHREAASSAIIFDEADAVLNTMSMFNENSTDKSPVIEALDRGNIPVIWIVNGIRHMHEAVRRRFSYSMRFDTMPHDVNERICRQGIEREGIPEEAYTETIQSFIKENRMTVGQTTLALKRVGEMKGLSAAELSSRLERVLVSMSSLEKGRTVSTADRISGHYDLSFLSIDTKPESIIDAVERFTDLKKKKLALPVKNLNMLFHGAPGVGKSEFARYIAESAGKPLIIKRASDIFDMYVGGSEKNIRAAFDETEQQNGILLFDEADSFFQRRENAQRSWEISQVNELLNAMERFTGILICTTNFIDNFDRASLRRFAFKVRFDYLSGAQCIDAAQKIFGDILPDHELCALVKTVAFAEMLAIGDFKDVYQQIVFDPDPTAEKIAALLRHEADSRTGSAKPGIGFRVPRE